One window of the Cryptomeria japonica chromosome 7, Sugi_1.0, whole genome shotgun sequence genome contains the following:
- the LOC131033384 gene encoding uncharacterized protein LOC131033384 isoform X5, which produces MQGAGRSNLRRRLREGLREGYWCCLGCIIPDPVVCACCKSKSDNSTDGSCRLSQPSPERASKSVLISQRLIITTFLGKSFKICVDKPEVDYYSLSRKELQNLCKKHGIPANKTNSFMADALTSILKVDKTNEFGSATTTTLPEDVGNKSVSSILKILNYTEDFTASKFPCESTFFSLEIQSQRKEPIEEDAIPSTVDTYIEEFTGENPKTETAAIDNINATKTSEAENVLLYIASLGTDDWKELYHQGNQQIAPGPDTPIALHEDALEELCQQAKFVTKTAYSIDEPASPHAYVEAVSAMTPIKDGCQDVEMLDQELHCYCSESPKNKPDNEHNFHLAEDYQNSDKKVESVSQMNCLHDSHEQVHKKSLLLDLQAEESRRISRLDDYKKIPFGKCLRGMNNLARAATLRADILAKRRGLPVVGNSSAYSQSTSTFHNLPYQSQNVQENKSISSILKIHNNREDFSASKFPYGSTFFSLEIQSQRKEPIEEDAIPSTVDTYTKEFTGENPKTDTAAIENNNKAKTFEAENVLLHIASLSTDARKELYHHANQQTEPGRDTRIALYEDVLGELCQQAKFVTRKGDGYSLCFTSSSSLCKDVNDRLDNDTKIYSHGEETTINVQRVDHWGQEELCQQAKFVTRIGDEYSLGTTSISSLCKDVNDRLDHDNGIYANDERTTVDMQRLDHLGQEKHCQQSKVVTRNADEESLHCTSSLSPCSVVNVGDTHKDKFSPGHEERSIHVEGVDLLSQIA; this is translated from the exons GGAAGGTCTACGGGAAGGATATTGGTGTTGTTTAGGTTGCATTATTCCAGATCCTGTAGTTTGTGCATGCTGCAAGTCTAAGTCGGACAACAGCACAGATGGCAGTTGTAGATTATCACAGCCTTCCCCGGAAAGAGCTTCAAAATCTGT GTTGATAAGCCAAAGGTTGATTATCACAACCTTCCTCGGAAAGAGCTTCAAAATCTGT GTTGATAAGCCCGAGGTTGATTATTACAGCCTTTCCCGGAAAGAGCTTCAAAATCTGTGTAAGAAACATGGAATACCTGCAAATAAAACAAATTCCTTTATGGCAGATGCTCTTACTTCGATCTTGAAG GTTGATAAAACAAATGAGTTTGGCTCAGCAACGACTACAACCTTACCTGAGGATGTAGGGAACAAATCTGTTTCCTCTATATTAAAAATACTCAATTATACGGAAGATTTCACTGCATCAAAATTTCCTTGTGAAAGTACATTTTTCTCTTTGGAAATTCAATCTCAAAGAAAAGAACCGATTGAGGAAGATGCTATCCCTTCAACAGTGGATACCTATATTGAAGAGTTCACTGGAGAAAATCCAAAGACAGAAACTGCAGCAATTGATAACATTAATGCAACTAAGACATCTGAAGCAGAAAACGTTCTATTGTATATTGCATCATTGGGTACtgatgattggaaagaactttaccATCAGGGTAATCAGCAAATTGCACCTGGTCCAGACACTCCTATAGCCCTTCATGAGGATGCGTTG GAGGAGCTTTGCCAACAGGCTAAATTTGTTACAAAAACTGCCTATTCTATAGATGAACCTGCCAGTCCACATGCTTATGTTGAAGCAGTATCTGCAATGACTCCTATCAAAGATGGATGTCAAGATGTTGAAATGTTGGATCAAGAGTTGCACTGTTATTGTAGCGAAAGCCCCAAAAACAAACCAGACAATGAACACAATTTTCATCTTGCAGAG GACTATCAGAATAGTGACAAGAAAGTTGAGAG TGTGTCACAGATGAATTGTCTCCATGATTCTCATGAGCAAGTGCACAAGAAAAGCCTGTTGCTAGATTTACAAGCTGAAGAGAGTAGAAGAATTTCAAGGTTGGATGACTATAAGAAGATTCCATTTGGTAAATGTTTACGAGGCATGAACAATTTAGCAAGAGCTGCTACCTTACGAGCAGACATCCTAGCCAAAAGAAGGGGATTACCTGTTGTGGGAAATAGTTCTGCTTATTCACAATCTACTTCTACATTTCATAATCTTCCTTACCAGAGCCAAAATGTACAAGAGAACAAATCCATTTCTTCTATATTAAAAATACACAATAATAGGGAAGATTTCAGTGCATCAAAATTTCCTTATGGAAGTACATTTTTCTCTTTGGAAATTCAATCTCAAAGAAAAGAACCGATTGAGGAAGATGCTATCCCTTCAACAGTGGATACCTATACCAAAGAGTTCACTGGAGAAAATCCAAAGACAGACACTGCAGCAATTGAGAACAATAATAAAGCTAAGACCTTTGAAGCAGAAAACGTTCTATTGCATATTGCATCATTGAGTACAGATGCTCGGAAAGAGCTTTACCATCATGCTAATCAGCAAACTGAACCTGGTCGAGACACTCGTATAGCCCTTTATGAGGATGTGTTG GGGGAGCTTTGCCAACAGGCTAAATTTGTTACTAGAAAGGGTGATGGATATTCACTGTGTTTCACATCCAGTTCCTCTCTTTGTAAAGATGTGAATGATAGGCTGGATAATGATACCAAAATATATAGTCATGGCGAGGAAACAACAATTAATGTGCAAAGAGTAGATCATTGGGGTCAG GAAGAGCTTTGTCAACAGGCTAAATTTGTTACTAGAATTGGTGATGAATATTCACTGGGTACCACATCCATTTCCTCTCTTTGTAAAGATGTGAATGATAGGCTGGACCATGATAATGGAATATACGCTAATGATGAGCGGACAACAGTTGATATGCAAAGATTGGATCATTTGGGTCAG GAAAAACATTGTCAACAGAGTAAAGTTGTTACCAGAAATGCTGATGAGGAATCCTTACATTGCACATCCAGCCTTTCTCCTTGTTCTGTAGTGAATGTGGGTGACACCCACAAAGACAAGTTTTCTCCTGGTCACGAGGAGAGGTCAATTCATGTTGAAGGAGTAGACCTTTTGTCTCAG ATAGCATAG
- the LOC131033384 gene encoding uncharacterized protein LOC131033384 isoform X1 has product MQGAGRSNLRRRLREGLREGYWCCLGCIIPDPVVCACCKSKSDNSTDGSCRLSQPSPERASKSVLISQRLIITTFLGKSFKICVDKPEVDYYSLSRKELQNLCKKHGIPANKTNSFMADALTSILKVDKTNEFGSATTTTLPEDVGNKSVSSILKILNYTEDFTASKFPCESTFFSLEIQSQRKEPIEEDAIPSTVDTYIEEFTGENPKTETAAIDNINATKTSEAENVLLYIASLGTDDWKELYHQGNQQIAPGPDTPIALHEDALEELCQQAKFVTKTAYSIDEPASPHAYVEAVSAMTPIKDGCQDVEMLDQELHCYCSESPKNKPDNEHNFHLAEDYQNSDKKVESVSQMNCLHDSHEQVHKKSLLLDLQAEESRRISRLDDYKKIPFGKCLRGMNNLARAATLRADILAKRRGLPVVGNSSAYSQSTSTFHNLPYQSQNVQENKSISSILKIHNNREDFSASKFPYGSTFFSLEIQSQRKEPIEEDAIPSTVDTYTKEFTGENPKTDTAAIENNNKAKTFEAENVLLHIASLSTDARKELYHHANQQTEPGRDTRIALYEDVLGELCQQAKFVTRKGDGYSLCFTSSSSLCKDVNDRLDNDTKIYSHGEETTINVQRVDHWGQEELCQQAKFVTRIGDEYSLGTTSISSLCKDVNDRLDHDNGIYANDERTTVDMQRLDHLGQEKHCQQSKVVTRNADEESLHCTSSLSPCSVVNVGDTHKDKFSPGHEERSIHVEGVDLLSQEKEIDMRDQEENDIDPALLLYCERLKNHHDNDKNSQRHIDTDDRKDLFAMEMVIDDEIVKHDQPCNQPSFCRGNDEEIDIDDRKDLFGKEMAVDDETVKHDQPCNQPPSCRGNDEVKKSMVKIQTNQVSNKSSSFQLFVRHVNGVKQFVDLENSSSSEWMKPNKCELSELKSASCKTISKVDVTAESRKIMSDKITDFQLQSSDFERFSDQNPTTCSSKFLGSQNFGSMLPITKKLNVCRELRRTSSLLIPPHGANRGLYPLMTRKSSRLSYTFTSPKNTINEFC; this is encoded by the exons GGAAGGTCTACGGGAAGGATATTGGTGTTGTTTAGGTTGCATTATTCCAGATCCTGTAGTTTGTGCATGCTGCAAGTCTAAGTCGGACAACAGCACAGATGGCAGTTGTAGATTATCACAGCCTTCCCCGGAAAGAGCTTCAAAATCTGT GTTGATAAGCCAAAGGTTGATTATCACAACCTTCCTCGGAAAGAGCTTCAAAATCTGT GTTGATAAGCCCGAGGTTGATTATTACAGCCTTTCCCGGAAAGAGCTTCAAAATCTGTGTAAGAAACATGGAATACCTGCAAATAAAACAAATTCCTTTATGGCAGATGCTCTTACTTCGATCTTGAAG GTTGATAAAACAAATGAGTTTGGCTCAGCAACGACTACAACCTTACCTGAGGATGTAGGGAACAAATCTGTTTCCTCTATATTAAAAATACTCAATTATACGGAAGATTTCACTGCATCAAAATTTCCTTGTGAAAGTACATTTTTCTCTTTGGAAATTCAATCTCAAAGAAAAGAACCGATTGAGGAAGATGCTATCCCTTCAACAGTGGATACCTATATTGAAGAGTTCACTGGAGAAAATCCAAAGACAGAAACTGCAGCAATTGATAACATTAATGCAACTAAGACATCTGAAGCAGAAAACGTTCTATTGTATATTGCATCATTGGGTACtgatgattggaaagaactttaccATCAGGGTAATCAGCAAATTGCACCTGGTCCAGACACTCCTATAGCCCTTCATGAGGATGCGTTG GAGGAGCTTTGCCAACAGGCTAAATTTGTTACAAAAACTGCCTATTCTATAGATGAACCTGCCAGTCCACATGCTTATGTTGAAGCAGTATCTGCAATGACTCCTATCAAAGATGGATGTCAAGATGTTGAAATGTTGGATCAAGAGTTGCACTGTTATTGTAGCGAAAGCCCCAAAAACAAACCAGACAATGAACACAATTTTCATCTTGCAGAG GACTATCAGAATAGTGACAAGAAAGTTGAGAG TGTGTCACAGATGAATTGTCTCCATGATTCTCATGAGCAAGTGCACAAGAAAAGCCTGTTGCTAGATTTACAAGCTGAAGAGAGTAGAAGAATTTCAAGGTTGGATGACTATAAGAAGATTCCATTTGGTAAATGTTTACGAGGCATGAACAATTTAGCAAGAGCTGCTACCTTACGAGCAGACATCCTAGCCAAAAGAAGGGGATTACCTGTTGTGGGAAATAGTTCTGCTTATTCACAATCTACTTCTACATTTCATAATCTTCCTTACCAGAGCCAAAATGTACAAGAGAACAAATCCATTTCTTCTATATTAAAAATACACAATAATAGGGAAGATTTCAGTGCATCAAAATTTCCTTATGGAAGTACATTTTTCTCTTTGGAAATTCAATCTCAAAGAAAAGAACCGATTGAGGAAGATGCTATCCCTTCAACAGTGGATACCTATACCAAAGAGTTCACTGGAGAAAATCCAAAGACAGACACTGCAGCAATTGAGAACAATAATAAAGCTAAGACCTTTGAAGCAGAAAACGTTCTATTGCATATTGCATCATTGAGTACAGATGCTCGGAAAGAGCTTTACCATCATGCTAATCAGCAAACTGAACCTGGTCGAGACACTCGTATAGCCCTTTATGAGGATGTGTTG GGGGAGCTTTGCCAACAGGCTAAATTTGTTACTAGAAAGGGTGATGGATATTCACTGTGTTTCACATCCAGTTCCTCTCTTTGTAAAGATGTGAATGATAGGCTGGATAATGATACCAAAATATATAGTCATGGCGAGGAAACAACAATTAATGTGCAAAGAGTAGATCATTGGGGTCAG GAAGAGCTTTGTCAACAGGCTAAATTTGTTACTAGAATTGGTGATGAATATTCACTGGGTACCACATCCATTTCCTCTCTTTGTAAAGATGTGAATGATAGGCTGGACCATGATAATGGAATATACGCTAATGATGAGCGGACAACAGTTGATATGCAAAGATTGGATCATTTGGGTCAG GAAAAACATTGTCAACAGAGTAAAGTTGTTACCAGAAATGCTGATGAGGAATCCTTACATTGCACATCCAGCCTTTCTCCTTGTTCTGTAGTGAATGTGGGTGACACCCACAAAGACAAGTTTTCTCCTGGTCACGAGGAGAGGTCAATTCATGTTGAAGGAGTAGACCTTTTGTCTCAG GAGAAAGAGATAGACATGAGAGATCAGGAAGAAAATGATATCGATCCAGCACTATTATTATATTGTGAAAGGCTGAAAAATCACCATGATAATGATAAGAATAGCCAGAGGCACATTGACACTGATGACAGAAAAGATTTGTTTGCAATGGAAATGGTTATAGATGATGAAATAGTGAAACATGATCAACCATGCAACCAACCATCATTTTGTAGAGGAAATGACGAGGAAATTGACATTGATGACAGAAAGGATTTGTTTGGAAAGGAAATGGCTGTAGATGATGAAACAGTGAAACATGATCAACCATGCAACCAACCACCATCTTGTAGAGGAAATGATGAAGTTAAGAAAAGTATGGTCAAGATTCAGACAAATCAAGTTTCTAACAAGTCTTCTTCATTTCAGCTTTTTGTCCGCCACGTTAATGGGGTTAAGCAATTTGTTGACCTTGAAAATTCTAGTTCATCAGAATGGATGAAACCCAATAAATGTGAGCTTTCTGAGTTAAAATCAGCAAGCTGTAAAACCATCAGCAAAGTTGATGTGACAGCAGAAAGCAGGAAAATTATGTCAGATAAGATCACTGATTTTCAGCTACAGAGTTCAGATTTTGAGAGGTTTTCAGATCAAAATCCAACTACATGCTCTTCAAAATTCCTTGGAAGCCAGAATTTTGGTTCCATGTTGCCCATTACTAAGAAATTAAATGTCTGTAGGGAGCTGAGACGCACCTCTTCATTACTTATACCTCCACATGGTGCAAATAGAGGCTTATATCCTTTAATGACTAGGAAATCAAGCAGGCTCTCATATACTTTCACGTCTCCAAAGAATACAATAAATGAATTTTGCTGA
- the LOC131033384 gene encoding uncharacterized protein LOC131033384 isoform X2, with amino-acid sequence MAVVDYHSLPRKELQNLCKKNGIPANKTNSFMVDALTSILKVDKPEVDYYSLSRKELQNLCKKHGIPANKTNSFMADALTSILKVDKTNEFGSATTTTLPEDVGNKSVSSILKILNYTEDFTASKFPCESTFFSLEIQSQRKEPIEEDAIPSTVDTYIEEFTGENPKTETAAIDNINATKTSEAENVLLYIASLGTDDWKELYHQGNQQIAPGPDTPIALHEDALEELCQQAKFVTKTAYSIDEPASPHAYVEAVSAMTPIKDGCQDVEMLDQELHCYCSESPKNKPDNEHNFHLAEDYQNSDKKVESVSQMNCLHDSHEQVHKKSLLLDLQAEESRRISRLDDYKKIPFGKCLRGMNNLARAATLRADILAKRRGLPVVGNSSAYSQSTSTFHNLPYQSQNVQENKSISSILKIHNNREDFSASKFPYGSTFFSLEIQSQRKEPIEEDAIPSTVDTYTKEFTGENPKTDTAAIENNNKAKTFEAENVLLHIASLSTDARKELYHHANQQTEPGRDTRIALYEDVLGELCQQAKFVTRKGDGYSLCFTSSSSLCKDVNDRLDNDTKIYSHGEETTINVQRVDHWGQEELCQQAKFVTRIGDEYSLGTTSISSLCKDVNDRLDHDNGIYANDERTTVDMQRLDHLGQEKHCQQSKVVTRNADEESLHCTSSLSPCSVVNVGDTHKDKFSPGHEERSIHVEGVDLLSQEKEIDMRDQEENDIDPALLLYCERLKNHHDNDKNSQRHIDTDDRKDLFAMEMVIDDEIVKHDQPCNQPSFCRGNDEEIDIDDRKDLFGKEMAVDDETVKHDQPCNQPPSCRGNDEVKKSMVKIQTNQVSNKSSSFQLFVRHVNGVKQFVDLENSSSSEWMKPNKCELSELKSASCKTISKVDVTAESRKIMSDKITDFQLQSSDFERFSDQNPTTCSSKFLGSQNFGSMLPITKKLNVCRELRRTSSLLIPPHGANRGLYPLMTRKSSRLSYTFTSPKNTINEFC; translated from the exons ATGGCAGTTGTAGATTATCACAGCCTTCCCCGGAAAGAGCTTCAAAATCTGTGTAAGAAAAACGGAATACCTGCAAATAAAACAAATTCCTTTATGGTAGATGCTCTTACTTCGATCTTGAAG GTTGATAAGCCCGAGGTTGATTATTACAGCCTTTCCCGGAAAGAGCTTCAAAATCTGTGTAAGAAACATGGAATACCTGCAAATAAAACAAATTCCTTTATGGCAGATGCTCTTACTTCGATCTTGAAG GTTGATAAAACAAATGAGTTTGGCTCAGCAACGACTACAACCTTACCTGAGGATGTAGGGAACAAATCTGTTTCCTCTATATTAAAAATACTCAATTATACGGAAGATTTCACTGCATCAAAATTTCCTTGTGAAAGTACATTTTTCTCTTTGGAAATTCAATCTCAAAGAAAAGAACCGATTGAGGAAGATGCTATCCCTTCAACAGTGGATACCTATATTGAAGAGTTCACTGGAGAAAATCCAAAGACAGAAACTGCAGCAATTGATAACATTAATGCAACTAAGACATCTGAAGCAGAAAACGTTCTATTGTATATTGCATCATTGGGTACtgatgattggaaagaactttaccATCAGGGTAATCAGCAAATTGCACCTGGTCCAGACACTCCTATAGCCCTTCATGAGGATGCGTTG GAGGAGCTTTGCCAACAGGCTAAATTTGTTACAAAAACTGCCTATTCTATAGATGAACCTGCCAGTCCACATGCTTATGTTGAAGCAGTATCTGCAATGACTCCTATCAAAGATGGATGTCAAGATGTTGAAATGTTGGATCAAGAGTTGCACTGTTATTGTAGCGAAAGCCCCAAAAACAAACCAGACAATGAACACAATTTTCATCTTGCAGAG GACTATCAGAATAGTGACAAGAAAGTTGAGAG TGTGTCACAGATGAATTGTCTCCATGATTCTCATGAGCAAGTGCACAAGAAAAGCCTGTTGCTAGATTTACAAGCTGAAGAGAGTAGAAGAATTTCAAGGTTGGATGACTATAAGAAGATTCCATTTGGTAAATGTTTACGAGGCATGAACAATTTAGCAAGAGCTGCTACCTTACGAGCAGACATCCTAGCCAAAAGAAGGGGATTACCTGTTGTGGGAAATAGTTCTGCTTATTCACAATCTACTTCTACATTTCATAATCTTCCTTACCAGAGCCAAAATGTACAAGAGAACAAATCCATTTCTTCTATATTAAAAATACACAATAATAGGGAAGATTTCAGTGCATCAAAATTTCCTTATGGAAGTACATTTTTCTCTTTGGAAATTCAATCTCAAAGAAAAGAACCGATTGAGGAAGATGCTATCCCTTCAACAGTGGATACCTATACCAAAGAGTTCACTGGAGAAAATCCAAAGACAGACACTGCAGCAATTGAGAACAATAATAAAGCTAAGACCTTTGAAGCAGAAAACGTTCTATTGCATATTGCATCATTGAGTACAGATGCTCGGAAAGAGCTTTACCATCATGCTAATCAGCAAACTGAACCTGGTCGAGACACTCGTATAGCCCTTTATGAGGATGTGTTG GGGGAGCTTTGCCAACAGGCTAAATTTGTTACTAGAAAGGGTGATGGATATTCACTGTGTTTCACATCCAGTTCCTCTCTTTGTAAAGATGTGAATGATAGGCTGGATAATGATACCAAAATATATAGTCATGGCGAGGAAACAACAATTAATGTGCAAAGAGTAGATCATTGGGGTCAG GAAGAGCTTTGTCAACAGGCTAAATTTGTTACTAGAATTGGTGATGAATATTCACTGGGTACCACATCCATTTCCTCTCTTTGTAAAGATGTGAATGATAGGCTGGACCATGATAATGGAATATACGCTAATGATGAGCGGACAACAGTTGATATGCAAAGATTGGATCATTTGGGTCAG GAAAAACATTGTCAACAGAGTAAAGTTGTTACCAGAAATGCTGATGAGGAATCCTTACATTGCACATCCAGCCTTTCTCCTTGTTCTGTAGTGAATGTGGGTGACACCCACAAAGACAAGTTTTCTCCTGGTCACGAGGAGAGGTCAATTCATGTTGAAGGAGTAGACCTTTTGTCTCAG GAGAAAGAGATAGACATGAGAGATCAGGAAGAAAATGATATCGATCCAGCACTATTATTATATTGTGAAAGGCTGAAAAATCACCATGATAATGATAAGAATAGCCAGAGGCACATTGACACTGATGACAGAAAAGATTTGTTTGCAATGGAAATGGTTATAGATGATGAAATAGTGAAACATGATCAACCATGCAACCAACCATCATTTTGTAGAGGAAATGACGAGGAAATTGACATTGATGACAGAAAGGATTTGTTTGGAAAGGAAATGGCTGTAGATGATGAAACAGTGAAACATGATCAACCATGCAACCAACCACCATCTTGTAGAGGAAATGATGAAGTTAAGAAAAGTATGGTCAAGATTCAGACAAATCAAGTTTCTAACAAGTCTTCTTCATTTCAGCTTTTTGTCCGCCACGTTAATGGGGTTAAGCAATTTGTTGACCTTGAAAATTCTAGTTCATCAGAATGGATGAAACCCAATAAATGTGAGCTTTCTGAGTTAAAATCAGCAAGCTGTAAAACCATCAGCAAAGTTGATGTGACAGCAGAAAGCAGGAAAATTATGTCAGATAAGATCACTGATTTTCAGCTACAGAGTTCAGATTTTGAGAGGTTTTCAGATCAAAATCCAACTACATGCTCTTCAAAATTCCTTGGAAGCCAGAATTTTGGTTCCATGTTGCCCATTACTAAGAAATTAAATGTCTGTAGGGAGCTGAGACGCACCTCTTCATTACTTATACCTCCACATGGTGCAAATAGAGGCTTATATCCTTTAATGACTAGGAAATCAAGCAGGCTCTCATATACTTTCACGTCTCCAAAGAATACAATAAATGAATTTTGCTGA